Proteins encoded in a region of the Oncorhynchus clarkii lewisi isolate Uvic-CL-2024 chromosome 18, UVic_Ocla_1.0, whole genome shotgun sequence genome:
- the LOC139373038 gene encoding paraspeckle component 1-like isoform X2, with the protein MAHRNLKQINIQNNAPSPKPQQQQQYHQQQQHTKRNMDSPGMERRPNVADGKTPLPKPPTAASPAAEGEVGAGESQEMTLDIKSFRRPGEKTFTQRCRLFIGNLPTDLTEDDFKKLFSKYGEANEVFINRDRGFGFIRLETRTLAEIAKAELDGIVLGNRPIRIRFATHGSALTVRNLSPVVSNELLEEAFSEFGPVERAIVVVDDRGRPTGKGFVEFANKPCARKALDRCADGALLLTTSPRPAIVEPTEQLDEEDGLPEKLLVKSVHYHKEREHPPRFAQPGTFEFEYSSRWKALDEMEKQQRDQVERNIREAKEKLEQEMEAAKHEHQLMMMRQDLMRRQEELRRLEELRNQELQKRKNIEMRHEERRRQEEEMMQRHREQEELRRQPDGFKPNYADNVQSLYMLQI; encoded by the exons ATGGCTCACCGAAAtcttaaacagatcaacattcaaaACAACGCACCGTCGCCGAAacctcagcagcagcagcagtaccaccagcagcagcagcacacaaaGCGTAACATGGACTCTCCAGGCATGGAGCGAAGGCCGAATGTTGCGGATGGGAAAACCCCACTACCAAAGCCGCCGACGGCTGCCAGCCCTGCGGCAGAGGGGGAGGTTGGAGCCGGAGAGTCGCAGGAGATGACGCTGGATATAAAGAGTTTCAGGAGACCCGGGGAGAAAACCTTCACGCAGCGTTGTAGATTGTTCATCGGTAACCTCCCGACAGACCTCACGGAGGATGATTTCAAAAAGCTGTTTTCCAAGTATGGCGAGGCTAACGAGGTGTTTATCAACCGAGACCGAGGATTCGGCTTCATTCGACTG GAAACCAGGACGCTGGCGGAGATTGCCAAGGCAGAGTTGGACGGCATAGTGCTGGGGAACCGACCTATCCGGATCCGCTTTGCCACTCACGGCTCTGCCCTCACGGTGCGGAACCTTTCCCCCGTGGTCTCCAACGAGCTCCTTGAGGAGGCCTTCTCCGAGTTCGGCCCCGTGGAAAGGGCTATCGTTGTGGTGGACGACCGAGGAAGGCCCACTGGGAAGGGCTTCGTGGAGTTTGCCAACAAACCTTGTGCTCGTAAAGCCCTGGATCGCTGTGCTGACGGGGCGCTGCTGCTCACCAC GTCTCCTCGGCCTGCCATTGTGGAACCCACCGAGCAGCTGGATGAAGAAGATGGACTCCCAGAGAAATTGCTTGTGAAATCTGTACACTACCACAA GGAGAGGGAGCACCCCCCGCGGTTTGCCCAGCCGGGGACATTTGAGTTTGAGTACTCGTCCCGCTGGAAGGCCCTGGACGAGATGGAAAAGCAGCAGAGAGACCAGGTTGAGCGCAACATCCGAGAGGCAAAGGAGAAGCTGGAGCAAGAGATGGAGGCCGCCAAGCACGAGCATCAGCTCATGATGATgagacaag ACCTGATGAGGCGTCAAGAGGAGCTGAGACGTCTGGAGGAGCTTCGCAACCAGGAGCTGCAGAAACGCAAGAATATAGAGAtgag ACATGAGGAGAGGCGTaggcaggaggaggagatgatgcAGCGCCATCGAGAGCAGGAAGAGTTGAGACGCCAACCAGACGGCTTCAAGCCAAACTATGCGGACAAC